The proteins below are encoded in one region of Casimicrobium huifangae:
- a CDS encoding AAA family ATPase: MNGVVHLQSVQRGQSALDGIAKKQPRIVAPTFAEIEMKPIRWLWFEYLACGKLHILAGAPGTGKTSLAMTLAAIVTTGGRWPDGTRAQQGNVLVISAEDDCSDTLKPRLLAAGGDPSRVRIIKGRTDENGEVVLFDSAMDHDLLAPVLDGVRLIVLDPIVSAVAGDSHKASEVRRALAPWVALAEAHDIAILGISHFGKGSAGRDVTERVIGSQAFGALARVVLATAKDSKADGELDRLLVRSKSNIGPDGGGYRYGLNLKEIADGVTGQYVAFGDPIEGSARDILASAEDYEPEVDDEAQGGLDDILLDLVSNGPCPALQGINEAKKHGYSATAIRTARERLGIKSVKDSMRGGWVWQQPSAHEETENGTKKPKKQAFLERVSSASSVSSAQSNADAETF; the protein is encoded by the coding sequence ATGAACGGCGTTGTTCATTTGCAATCGGTGCAGCGTGGGCAATCTGCGCTCGACGGCATCGCAAAGAAGCAGCCGCGCATTGTGGCGCCGACGTTTGCCGAAATCGAGATGAAGCCGATCCGCTGGCTATGGTTTGAATATCTCGCTTGCGGGAAGCTGCACATTCTGGCGGGCGCACCCGGCACCGGGAAAACATCGCTTGCGATGACATTAGCGGCAATCGTCACCACGGGCGGACGATGGCCGGACGGCACTAGAGCGCAGCAAGGTAACGTGCTGGTTATCAGCGCAGAGGATGACTGCAGCGACACGCTGAAACCCCGTTTACTAGCCGCTGGTGGCGATCCGTCGCGCGTTCGCATCATCAAGGGACGCACCGACGAAAACGGCGAAGTAGTGTTGTTTGACAGTGCGATGGATCACGACTTGCTCGCGCCTGTGCTGGACGGCGTTCGCCTAATCGTGCTTGACCCGATTGTGTCGGCTGTTGCTGGTGACTCTCACAAGGCATCGGAAGTAAGGCGGGCGCTGGCGCCATGGGTTGCCCTTGCTGAGGCGCACGATATTGCGATTCTTGGAATCAGTCACTTCGGCAAAGGATCAGCAGGCCGCGACGTGACAGAGCGAGTTATCGGCTCGCAAGCATTCGGGGCGCTTGCCCGCGTGGTGCTCGCTACCGCAAAGGACTCAAAAGCCGATGGCGAACTCGACCGGCTGTTAGTCCGTTCGAAATCCAACATCGGGCCAGACGGCGGAGGCTATCGCTACGGGCTTAACCTGAAAGAAATCGCCGACGGCGTAACCGGACAATATGTTGCTTTTGGCGATCCGATAGAGGGATCGGCGCGGGACATTCTGGCATCAGCGGAAGACTACGAACCCGAAGTTGACGACGAAGCACAAGGCGGTCTCGACGACATCTTGCTTGATTTGGTGTCGAACGGTCCCTGCCCAGCGCTGCAAGGGATAAACGAAGCCAAGAAGCACGGCTACAGCGCAACGGCAATCCGCACCGCTCGCGAGCGTTTGGGCATCAAGTCGGTTAAGGACTCCATGCGCGGCGGCTGGGTCTGGCAACAGCCAAGCGCCCACGAAGAAACCGAAAACGGCACGAAGAAACCGAAGAAACAGGCTTTCTTAGAACGGGTTTCTTCGGCTTCTTCGGTTTCTTCGGCGCAGTCTAACGCCGATGCGGAGACGTTTTGA
- a CDS encoding DNA primase: MIEALLSRVSNVRATGQGKWAARCPAHDDKSPSLAIKETPDGTVLLHCFAGCSVHEITSAVGIELSDLFPKTESGKPQRKPWSAADVLRAVQHEALTIGVIAGTMRKGSLSSEDDERLGLAISRVLSAAQVAV; this comes from the coding sequence TTGATTGAAGCTCTGTTGTCCCGCGTTTCAAACGTGCGAGCCACCGGTCAGGGCAAATGGGCTGCACGTTGCCCGGCGCATGACGATAAATCACCGTCGCTTGCGATCAAGGAAACGCCAGACGGGACAGTGCTCCTCCATTGTTTTGCCGGTTGCAGTGTCCACGAGATCACCAGCGCCGTCGGCATCGAGCTAAGCGACCTTTTCCCGAAGACCGAGAGCGGCAAACCGCAGCGCAAGCCGTGGAGCGCGGCAGACGTACTTCGCGCCGTCCAACATGAAGCGCTGACTATCGGCGTCATTGCCGGGACGATGCGCAAAGGCTCTCTATCGTCGGAGGATGACGAGCGCTTAGGTCTGGCAATTTCCCGTGTGCTGAGCGCTGCACAGGTGGCAGTATGA